CCGAGGTGGTGCGCGACATCGCACTATGCGTGTCGGGGCTGCTCACGCAGAAGCTGGGCGGTCCGAGCGTCATTCCGCCCGTGCCGCAGAACGTGCTCGACTACAACTTCACGTATCCGGCCTATTGGAAGCCGGCGGAAGGCCCGCAGCGCTACCGCCGCGCGTTGTATGGCTATCGCAAGCGTTCGATGCCCGACCCGGTGATGTCGAACTTCGACGCCCCCAACGCCGACTTCGCCTGTGCCCGCCGCGTGCGGTCGAACACGCCGTTGGCGGCGCTGACGGCCTTGAACGAGCCGGTGTTTGTGGAAGCCGCGCGTGCCTTGGCGCTGCGCGTGTTGCGCGAGGGCGGCAGCGACGACGGTCAACGGGCCGACTATGCGTTCTTCTTGTGTACGTCGCGGCGACCGGTAGATAAGGAGCGGGACGCGGTGTTGAACTTGCTGCGGTCGCAACGGCAGCGTCTGGCCGACGGCTGGCTCAACGTGCGCGACATCGCCACTGGCGATCCGGCCCGCTTGCCGCCACTTCCGGCCGGCGCGACTCCGCAAGACGCGGCCGCCTGGACGCTGGCCGCCCGTGTGCTCTTGAACCTGGACGAAACGATCTCAAAGAAATGATTGCTGAAATGAACGTTACCCAACAACTCCAACAGGTCCGGGCACACTACCTCACGCGCCGCTGGTTTCTGCGCGACTGCGGCCTGGGCCTGGCCGGCATCGCCGCCCATTCAATGCTGGCCTCCGAAGGCCGGGCGAGCGCGCCGGTCGCCGAAAACGAACAGAACAGGCCGCTGGCCCCGCGGCCGCCGCACTTTCCGGCCAAGGCGAAGCGGGTGATCTACATGTTCCAGGCCGGTGCCCCAAGCCATTTGGAGCTGTTCGACAACAAGCCCGAACTGGCCAAACATGACGGCCAGCTTCCGCCCGCCGAACTGTTGAAGGGCTACCGCGCGGCGTTCATCAATCCGAACTCGGCGTTGCTCGGTCCGAAGTTCAAGTTCGCCAAACAGGGCCAGTGCGGCATGGAGTTGAGCGAAGTGCTGCCGCAGACGGCCAAGATCGCTGACGAGCTGTGCCTGATCCGCACGATGCAGACCGAGGCCGTGAATCACGCTCCCGCGCAGATCATGATGAATTCCGGTTCTCAGCAGTTCGGCCGGCCGAGCTTCGGCTCGTGGACGCTCTACGGCCTGGGGAGCGAATCGGCCGACCTGCCCGGCTTCGTCGTGCTGACCAGCGCCAAAGGCACCAGCGGCGGCGCCAGCAATTATGGTTGCGGCTTTCTGCCGACCATTTATGGCGGCACGCCGTTTCGCAGCGCGGGCGATCCCGTGCTCTATCTCTCGAACCCGGCCGGCATCGACCGCGAGACTCAGCGGGCCTCGCTCGACACGCTGAACCAGTTGAACCGGCAATCGCTGGAGGCGGAATTCGATCCGGAGATCGCGGCGAGAATTCAGAGCTACGAGATGGCCTATCGCCTGCAGACGAGTGCGCCGGAGTTGATGGACCTTAGCCAGGAATCGAAGGAAACGCTCGACCGCTATGGCATCAAGTCGCCGACGGACGCCAGCTTTGCCCGAAACTGCCTTTTGGCCCGGCGGCTGGCGGAGCGTGGCGTGCGTTTCGTGCAACTCTTTCACGAAGCGTGGGACCAGCACGGCAACTTGACGAACGGCGTGAAGCAGAACGCGCTCGACACCGACCAGGCCAGCGCGGCGTTGGTGGCCGATCTCAAGGAGCGGGGCTTGCTGGCCGACACGCTGATTATCTGGGGCGGCGAGTTCGGTCGCACGCCGATGGTGCAAGGCGGCAACGACGGCCGCGACCACCACAACCGCTGTTTCAGCCTCTGGCTGGCCGGTGGCGGCATAAAGTCGGGTCACACGCACGGCGTGACCGACGAGTTGGGCTTCAACGTCGCGGCCGATCCCGTTCACGTCCACGATCTGCACGCCACGCTGTTGCACCTGTTGGGCTTCGACCACACGCGGCTCACGTTCCGCTTCCAGGGCCGTGATTATCGGCTGACCGACGTGCATGGACGCGTGGTGAAGGAGATTCTTGCCTGAGTGGTTTTCGCGATCGTAGGGTGAGACCAGCGAGCTTGCGAGCGCCGGCCCAGCATGAACGACTTCGTGATTCCATCGGTCCTCGTCGCAATCAGCATCAATCGAGCGGATGCGCAACCACGACCTCGCTTTGCGGCGTCTGGTCTGGTAAACGCTCGCCGCCCAACCCAAGAGGGCCGATACCCAATCCTTGCTACAATATAACGTCGCCCAACACACCGCAGGAGAACGACATGCCGAGGGATGCGATTTCCCGCAGAAACTGGCTTCGCGCCAGCGCCGGCGCGATGGGCCTGTCGTTGCCGCAATGGCTCGGCTTGCGGCAAACCCAGGCCGCCGGCGCCACGCCGGGCTTCGGCAAGGCCAAGTCATGCATCGTGCTCTATTGTTGGGGCGGAGTGAGCCACATCGACACCTGGGATCCGAAGCCCGATGCCCCGGCCGAGGTCCGCGGACAATTCGCGCCCATCTCCACCGCCACGCCGGGCATCCAACTTGGCGAGCACATGCCGCTCATCGCCAAGCTCACCGACCGGCTGGCCATCGTCCGCTCGATGCACCACACGTCGACGTTCCACGGCCGGGGCATGTACTGGAACATGACCGGCCATCCGACGCCCAATGCCGACCAATTCACCAACCTGTCTCCCTCGCCGACCGACTGGCCCAACCTGGGAGCGATGATCGCCCGGCTGCGCCCTGCGCCGGCCGAAATGCCGGCCTTCGTCCAGATTCCGTATTACCTTGTCGACAACAAGACGCGGCAGGCGGGCGACACGGCCGGCTTTCTGGGGCGGCAGTACGACGCCGTGTTCGTTCGGCCGGGCCGCGGCAAGCCCTACGGCGGCGTCTCGCCTGAGTTGGGCGAGATGAGCTTTCAGCCTGCCGAAGGCATCGATGCCGATCGTTTCAATCGCCGGCAAGAGCTGGCCGCGGCGCTCTTCTCGCAGCACAGACCCGAGGCCACCGCCGGTGTGCGGGCATACAGCGCGTTCCGCCAACTGGCCAGCGACATGCTGGGCAGCCCGAAAGTCCGCGGCGCCTTCGACCTGGAGAACGAGCCGTCGCCGGCCCGCGAGGCTTATGGCGACCATATCTGCGGGCAAAGTGCGCTGTTGGCCCGGCGGCTGGTGGAGCAGGGCGTGCCGGCCATCACGGTGGTTTGTGCCGCCGGCGATCTCAACGGTGCATCGGGAGACATGTGGGACACACACGGCGACAATTTCAACCGGCTGAAGCGAGACCTGCTGCCGCCGTTGGAACGGGCCAGTTACGCGCTGGTCAACGATCTGGCCGAGCGCGGGCTTTTGGACCAGACGCTGATCGTCTGGCTGACCGAATTCGGCCGCACGCCGAAGGTGGACGGCGGCGCCGGACGAAACCATTACCCGTTTTGCTATTCGGTGGCGTTGGCGGGCGGCGGCATTCGCGGCGGCCAGGTCTATGGCCGGTCCGACCGGATCGGCGCGGCGCCGTTGGACATGCCGTGCGGACCCGCCGACCTGCACGCCACGATCTTTCACGCCCTGGGCATTTCGCCCAACACTCGGCTGACCGACAACCTGGGCCGCAGCGTGCCGCTCACCGAAGGCACGGTCCTGCCGCTTTTCGGCTGACCCGGATGATGCACCGGGGGCGTAGCAGACATCGTGAGAAGTCTAGTCGCGTTTAGCCGAGCGGCACGACCTGCCAGCCGCCGCACCGGTGCCGCCAGCGGCCGCTACCTCGACCTACTTTGACGAAGCCCCCCTGGTATGTGGTTTCTTATGAAAAGAAATCAATAAAACCACTCCAACTGTTCGTTGTGGGAAAGGTAGGCAACCTTTTTCACCACAACAGGAGACAGTTGGAATGGCTACAAAACGCAAATCTCGCAAATCCGGCACCAAGCGTCCAGCCCTGCTAGGCAAACCCAACGGCATTATCCAACCTCGCGTCCAAGCCGTCGGACCCGAGCGGTTCGGCATCGTCGCCGTCGATTGCGCCAAGGCCCGATCGAAGTGGATGCTCTGCGATTTCTACGGCCGAGTGCTCGTCGAGCCGACCACCGTCGAGCACGAGCGCGCCGCGCTGCAATTGGCCACCGCACAGTTGCGCGAAGCGTGCCAGCAGCACGGCATCAAAGACCATCTCGTGGCCGTCGAGATGACCGGCACGTACCACCGACCCGTGCAACGCGCCTTCCGCCAGGCAGGCAGCGAGACGCGGCTGGTGCATCCCTTCGCTTCCAAGCACTACCGTCAACCGTCGCATGCCGACACCAAGACGGACGACAACGACCTCGAGGCCATCTTCCGCGCTACGGTGAACGGCTTCGGCTTATTGGAGCCGGTCTGGGGCGAGGTCTATCTGCGGCTGCAACTGCTGGCGCGGCACCGACGCGACCTGGTGCAAAAGCGGGCCAAGCTGCAGTCGCAAATCCGTCATCACCTGGAACGCTGCTTGCCGGGCTACGCCGCCTTGTTCCCCGACAACAATCTCTGGAAGCAAGACTTGCCGATGTGCATCGCCCGACGCGCCGGCTCGGCGGAGGCGATTCGCGCCGCAGGGATCCGCGGCATGCGCGACTGGTTGGAAGAAGCAAAGGTGCGATACCAATCGCCCAGCC
The genomic region above belongs to Pirellulales bacterium and contains:
- a CDS encoding DUF1553 domain-containing protein, whose amino-acid sequence is EVVRDIALCVSGLLTQKLGGPSVIPPVPQNVLDYNFTYPAYWKPAEGPQRYRRALYGYRKRSMPDPVMSNFDAPNADFACARRVRSNTPLAALTALNEPVFVEAARALALRVLREGGSDDGQRADYAFFLCTSRRPVDKERDAVLNLLRSQRQRLADGWLNVRDIATGDPARLPPLPAGATPQDAAAWTLAARVLLNLDETISKK
- a CDS encoding DUF1501 domain-containing protein, producing MNVTQQLQQVRAHYLTRRWFLRDCGLGLAGIAAHSMLASEGRASAPVAENEQNRPLAPRPPHFPAKAKRVIYMFQAGAPSHLELFDNKPELAKHDGQLPPAELLKGYRAAFINPNSALLGPKFKFAKQGQCGMELSEVLPQTAKIADELCLIRTMQTEAVNHAPAQIMMNSGSQQFGRPSFGSWTLYGLGSESADLPGFVVLTSAKGTSGGASNYGCGFLPTIYGGTPFRSAGDPVLYLSNPAGIDRETQRASLDTLNQLNRQSLEAEFDPEIAARIQSYEMAYRLQTSAPELMDLSQESKETLDRYGIKSPTDASFARNCLLARRLAERGVRFVQLFHEAWDQHGNLTNGVKQNALDTDQASAALVADLKERGLLADTLIIWGGEFGRTPMVQGGNDGRDHHNRCFSLWLAGGGIKSGHTHGVTDELGFNVAADPVHVHDLHATLLHLLGFDHTRLTFRFQGRDYRLTDVHGRVVKEILA
- a CDS encoding DUF1501 domain-containing protein, with protein sequence MPRDAISRRNWLRASAGAMGLSLPQWLGLRQTQAAGATPGFGKAKSCIVLYCWGGVSHIDTWDPKPDAPAEVRGQFAPISTATPGIQLGEHMPLIAKLTDRLAIVRSMHHTSTFHGRGMYWNMTGHPTPNADQFTNLSPSPTDWPNLGAMIARLRPAPAEMPAFVQIPYYLVDNKTRQAGDTAGFLGRQYDAVFVRPGRGKPYGGVSPELGEMSFQPAEGIDADRFNRRQELAAALFSQHRPEATAGVRAYSAFRQLASDMLGSPKVRGAFDLENEPSPAREAYGDHICGQSALLARRLVEQGVPAITVVCAAGDLNGASGDMWDTHGDNFNRLKRDLLPPLERASYALVNDLAERGLLDQTLIVWLTEFGRTPKVDGGAGRNHYPFCYSVALAGGGIRGGQVYGRSDRIGAAPLDMPCGPADLHATIFHALGISPNTRLTDNLGRSVPLTEGTVLPLFG